Part of the Sporomusa termitida genome, ACGATATTCGAACGGCCAAACGCATAAACGTCATATTTCTTGGGCACAACGGGAAAAGGTTCAGTCACCGTTAAGGTGCTTGTGGTGGTGTCCTGTGCGTAACTCCGCACAGATACTTGGATAATCTGGTCGGTATACAGCCGAATTTTGATGGCATAGGAATACCGGGCCAGCAGTGTGACCTTCTTGTCCAGCGTGACAGTGGTTTCGGTGGCGCTCACAATCCGGCCGCCGGCATCCCCCCACTTGGGAATATCGTGCTGCACATCGACCACATCGCCCAGCGTACAGGCCATGGCGTCAATATCGGCTTCCAGATGCTCCGTGCGAATTAAATATTGGTTGCACCGGGACAAGTAAGCCGCCTCGGTGTAGGCGTGCCGGTAGTCGGTAATGCCGTAATAGGTGGTTTGCACCGGATTGGCCGCCATGGCGGTTAATTCATAGTTCGGTCCGTAATAAATCGCCTGATCGGTTGAATAGTCCTTCTGTTTGTTATAAAAAGTGACTTCCACACTGGTGGCCCGGTCCTTCGTCGATTGGAATTCGCCCTTAAATGATTTTGCTGTAATATTGCCCACCGTGAACAATTGCACCGGCTCACTCGGCCGGTCGCAGATGCACGAATACAGCGTGCCTTTGGGAATAATCACACCCCGGCCCACGATGGAAAATCGCGCCAGGGCATCCCAGAAGCTCAGGTTCTCCGATAAATAAATATTGAGGCTGAAACGGTAATCGCCGTTTTCCAGTAGCTGGTCAGCATAGGCGGCAGCGGCGGCAAAGGCGCTATAGTCGATCCGGCCGGCCGGATTGCCGTCGATGAAGTACTCATACTGGCCGGTGTTGATGTTCATGAGATACTTGCACTGATGAATGAGATCGTAAGAAGCCCAATAGGGATTTGAAGCTCGCTCTGTCTGGTACTCATTGATATTGGGGTTCCAGACATAAACGGTCGAGCGCGTCTGCTCCCAGGTCACAACGGGATCGGAGTTACTGAGTTGATTGGTAGCCAATGCCCTGATGCCGACCAGGACGCGGTTGGGGTAAGCAAAATCATCATAGAGAATGGTCGACAGCATCGTCCAAAAAACGCGGGTGATATCGCGAGTTGATGTGCCGGATTTTTTGGCGCAGCGTACTCGCACCACATACTGCCCCGGCCTTACATTGTCCAGCCGATAGGTTGTCCAAATTGATGTATTTTTGGCATCAGACGTCGTGCCGCCATTGGTTAGCGTCCACTCCTGCCAGGTGCTGTCTCCCACCAAGCGGTACTGAGCCGCCACGGTCACCGTGGCTGTTCCCAGGCCGCCATCGTCTTTGACGCGGGCCAGGCCGTAAGGAAACTGCACGGTAATCTGTAAGCCCTGTACGGCGGTCCCGACCGTTTGCTCGGTGGCCCAGTCGCCTTCGGTATTTAGTTCATAACCAAGCTGAAAATCGGTGATGGTATCATTGAAATTGGCAATCGGCGTTTGGTCGTTTGTGCCCAGCCGGGTATCATAGGTGACGTTGACATAGTTCCCGATAGGATTGCCATCAATAAAAATGTTGTCTATCGAATCGACCGGTCCCTCGCCGCCCGAGTATAAGAGGTTCAAATATTGGTTGCTTCCATCCGACGTGACATACCGGGCCAGGAGCACCGGCGCAATTCGCACCGTGCCATAGGTTTTCGCCACTGGCGTTCCCGGTTTGGCGGTCGGGCGCGGCCCGCTCCAGCCATAGGTGCTCGACTGCTGCTGCTCTTCCTGTTTCGGCGGCGGCAGGATGGCGCTCGCGATACGGCCGCCGACGTATTGGCCGACGGCGGTAAAGACCGATTTCCAAAAAGGATTGCCACCGAGTTTTCCAAACACGCCGCCAACATAACTCATGAGGGCCACGCTGACAATCGCCCGGAAGAAGTTTGAAATCCCCTTGGCCAGCACCGGGTGGACCACAACGCTGTCGTCGTCGCCAGGAACCAGGGTGTCCCATTCCTCTATTTCCAGTAAGTGTCCATTGACGCTGACGGAAAAGACCGTGTCCGGCCACTCCCGCAGGATAGGGGCAATATGCTCGGCGACAGTCGCCTTCGCCTCTAGCTGCCGTATGTCCCGCTTGTCCGGCGCAATCGGGTTGCGGACAAAAATCAGCTTCATGGCAACCACCCCGGCCGGTAATAGCCTTCAATCCGCTTCTTCCAGAAGATGTGATTGGTCGGAACAACGGTCACTCCGCCCATTTCGTGGGCGTGAATGAATTTCTCGCTGCCAAGGTAAACGCCAACATGATCACAGATCCCGGCAGTGGTAAAAAGCATGAGTGCGGGCACCGGCATCTCGCCACCGCACCGCACCCACTCCCCGCCCTTTTCCGCAATCCCGCTGGCGACTGAAGCGCAAGCGGCGCGATAGTCCGGCAGGCAAACGCCAAACCGGCGAAAGACCTCCACGGCCAGTCCCCAGCAGCAGTAGGAATCCGGCCCCATGGCATCGTCAAGGAAGGGCTTACCCACTAGATCAGATATTGCTGGCATAGAATCCCCCCATTCCCGGACAGCCGCCAAACCGCAGGGAGTTGCCGCGCAGCTTGCAGTCGGCCAGGGTGTGGCGGCAGGCCGGATACTTGGCCAGCGTCGCCGCTGTCACGCCGCATTTGATGCTGCCATACTTCCAGCAGCAAAAATC contains:
- a CDS encoding host specificity factor TipJ family phage tail protein, with translation MKLIFVRNPIAPDKRDIRQLEAKATVAEHIAPILREWPDTVFSVSVNGHLLEIEEWDTLVPGDDDSVVVHPVLAKGISNFFRAIVSVALMSYVGGVFGKLGGNPFWKSVFTAVGQYVGGRIASAILPPPKQEEQQQSSTYGWSGPRPTAKPGTPVAKTYGTVRIAPVLLARYVTSDGSNQYLNLLYSGGEGPVDSIDNIFIDGNPIGNYVNVTYDTRLGTNDQTPIANFNDTITDFQLGYELNTEGDWATEQTVGTAVQGLQITVQFPYGLARVKDDGGLGTATVTVAAQYRLVGDSTWQEWTLTNGGTTSDAKNTSIWTTYRLDNVRPGQYVVRVRCAKKSGTSTRDITRVFWTMLSTILYDDFAYPNRVLVGIRALATNQLSNSDPVVTWEQTRSTVYVWNPNINEYQTERASNPYWASYDLIHQCKYLMNINTGQYEYFIDGNPAGRIDYSAFAAAAAYADQLLENGDYRFSLNIYLSENLSFWDALARFSIVGRGVIIPKGTLYSCICDRPSEPVQLFTVGNITAKSFKGEFQSTKDRATSVEVTFYNKQKDYSTDQAIYYGPNYELTAMAANPVQTTYYGITDYRHAYTEAAYLSRCNQYLIRTEHLEADIDAMACTLGDVVDVQHDIPKWGDAGGRIVSATETTVTLDKKVTLLARYSYAIKIRLYTDQIIQVSVRSYAQDTTTSTLTVTEPFPVVPKKYDVYAFGRSNIVTKPFKIVNIAKNGDQKVKITGIEYIEAVYEETIDAPVLQYSDHERSLVEVATVSTNQETYLQPDGTTVSVLHVSWPVPSGYVQGYSVWYSSDGGSTWLLWESGIRSAGTTITGVKALVTYIVKVSTLNDIGMVSPGVISEPLYITGKITPPANVAGFIYREVSGGFLLSWQANTEIDLDGYNIFQGANNATMDSSVLIAERIMGTSLFVPIAQAGLYSFHIVAFDSSGNASATPATLLASFAVPPDVTGFDVVRVGDHLDFLWQAIAGAGTTYTYEIRRGANWNVGQRIGKTTSPYYNCLFPTPGDHHFWLKAIDGYGNYSVNAVNAQVIIVDAGNRNAVITVNQVANGWIGASLNTYVRDGGLQLADGAVRGQHIVEVSLPKSFTARNTILANMVGVTYSGITWESASFTWDDMEALTPWETDGDITGITLDHQISLYKGIPPGIIESIPLDGTVSGDLGTPAREAANVTYGSGRFRRGAFIQDATQLSWDINIPSIYNVVFYVSVAEPIVDNAVYLTLAGPEGRLMAGYDRNKDVFYLEDQLGQRNETAVEYKDIDWLTFGLVQTQTTRKLYVYSFSANAARSSEEVYGPVGSFTAAFLYPKCN
- a CDS encoding C40 family peptidase, which gives rise to MPAISDLVGKPFLDDAMGPDSYCCWGLAVEVFRRFGVCLPDYRAACASVASGIAEKGGEWVRCGGEMPVPALMLFTTAGICDHVGVYLGSEKFIHAHEMGGVTVVPTNHIFWKKRIEGYYRPGWLP